From a single Candidatus Schekmanbacteria bacterium genomic region:
- a CDS encoding aspartate aminotransferase family protein, with protein sequence MNKENIKDDVSKYLMNTYKRYPLCFTHGDGVYLYDLSGKKYLDCISGIGVNALGYGNRQITERMKTWGNKPLHTSNLFCIESQVELARILIEESFPGKVFFANSGAEANEAAIKLARKYSLQKYGSENRYEIITMKNSFHGRTFATMSATGQDKIKAGYSPLLPGFRHVDFNDGEGLLSAIDKNTCAVMVEPVQGEGGVVVANNDYLKELRQICNEWGILLIYDEVQTGIGRTGKMFAYSHFDIEPDIIALAKGLGGGLPLGAIVAKDDVAAAFSPGDHASTFGGNPLSCALGVEVLNQLRGGILENCKTMGVYFKEKLNGLMSKHKGIKQVRGLGLMLGVEFQDEATEIVNKCLNDGLLVNCTKGNVIRFLPPLIIKEEEIEEAMIIFENHIFS encoded by the coding sequence ATGAACAAAGAAAATATAAAAGATGATGTATCTAAATATCTCATGAATACATACAAGAGATATCCTTTATGTTTTACTCACGGCGATGGGGTATATCTTTATGATTTATCCGGGAAAAAATATCTTGATTGTATAAGCGGCATAGGGGTTAATGCTCTGGGTTACGGGAATAGACAGATTACAGAAAGGATGAAAACCTGGGGGAATAAACCTCTCCACACTTCGAACCTTTTCTGTATAGAAAGCCAGGTTGAATTGGCAAGAATACTGATTGAAGAAAGTTTCCCGGGGAAGGTGTTTTTTGCAAACAGCGGAGCTGAGGCAAATGAAGCTGCAATAAAACTTGCACGAAAGTATTCTCTCCAAAAATATGGGAGTGAAAACAGGTATGAGATAATAACAATGAAAAATTCTTTCCACGGAAGGACATTTGCCACCATGTCAGCAACAGGACAGGATAAAATAAAGGCAGGTTATTCTCCGCTTCTTCCGGGTTTCAGGCATGTAGACTTCAATGACGGAGAGGGTCTTCTATCTGCAATTGATAAAAACACCTGCGCCGTTATGGTTGAGCCTGTTCAGGGCGAGGGCGGGGTGGTAGTTGCAAACAATGATTACCTCAAAGAACTAAGGCAGATATGCAATGAATGGGGTATCCTTCTTATTTATGATGAAGTCCAGACAGGTATAGGCCGGACCGGAAAAATGTTTGCCTATTCGCATTTCGATATTGAGCCTGATATTATTGCACTCGCAAAGGGGCTTGGCGGAGGGTTGCCTCTTGGTGCCATTGTTGCAAAGGATGATGTGGCTGCCGCGTTTTCACCGGGTGATCATGCAAGCACTTTCGGTGGAAACCCGCTTTCATGTGCTCTGGGTGTTGAAGTTTTAAATCAGTTGAGAGGTGGCATCCTTGAAAACTGCAAGACAATGGGTGTCTATTTCAAGGAAAAACTCAATGGGCTTATGAGCAAGCACAAAGGGATAAAACAAGTAAGAGGTCTTGGCCTTATGCTTGGTGTTGAATTTCAGGATGAGGCGACGGAGATAGTAAATAAATGTTTAAATGACGGACTTCTGGTAAACTGCACCAAGGGGAATGTAATAAGATTTCTGCCTCCTCTTATTATTAAAGAAGAAGAAATAGAAGAAGCCATGATTATATTTGAGAATCATATATTCTCTTAA
- the argF gene encoding ornithine carbamoyltransferase: MKMGKRDLLTIANLTADEVRHLLDRAKLLKQWRLQGIAHKPLDGKTLGMIFHKPSTRTRVTFEVGMYQLGGLALFLSEKEIQLGRGETVADTSQVLSRYLDSVVIRTYKQSDLEEFASKATIPVINGLSDSFHPCQVLSDMMTIEEYFSGLDGIKMTYVGDFNNVTNSLILGALMMGISLTVACPEGYVVSDELKEKLALVEKNAKGTYKVMTDPFEAVKGADIIYTDVWVSMGQEDQHDEKLKYFAPYQVNSKLVASAPEGVKIMHCLPAHRDEEITSDVLDSANSIIFDQAENRLHLQKAVLEFLMAETF; encoded by the coding sequence ATGAAAATGGGAAAACGTGATTTACTTACCATAGCTAATCTTACAGCGGATGAGGTAAGACACCTGCTTGACAGGGCAAAGCTTCTTAAGCAATGGAGGCTGCAGGGGATAGCCCACAAGCCGCTTGATGGTAAAACATTAGGGATGATATTCCATAAGCCATCAACGAGGACAAGAGTGACTTTTGAAGTAGGCATGTATCAGCTTGGAGGTCTTGCACTTTTTTTAAGCGAAAAAGAAATACAGCTCGGCCGCGGTGAAACTGTTGCAGACACATCGCAGGTTTTATCCCGTTACCTTGACAGTGTTGTCATAAGGACTTACAAACAGTCCGACCTTGAGGAGTTTGCATCTAAGGCGACAATCCCGGTAATTAACGGACTTTCGGATTCCTTCCATCCATGCCAGGTCCTCTCAGACATGATGACCATCGAAGAATATTTTAGCGGTCTCGACGGGATAAAAATGACTTACGTCGGTGATTTCAACAATGTTACTAATTCGCTTATTCTCGGAGCGCTCATGATGGGGATATCACTTACGGTAGCGTGTCCGGAAGGATATGTCGTGTCTGACGAGCTAAAAGAGAAACTGGCTTTGGTTGAAAAGAATGCCAAAGGGACATACAAGGTAATGACAGACCCATTCGAAGCTGTTAAGGGAGCGGATATAATATATACCGATGTCTGGGTAAGCATGGGGCAGGAGGATCAACATGATGAGAAACTGAAATATTTTGCTCCATACCAGGTTAACAGCAAGCTTGTTGCGAGTGCCCCTGAAGGAGTAAAGATAATGCATTGTTTGCCAGCTCACAGGGATGAAGAGATAACTTCTGATGTCCTTGACAGCGCAAATTCCATAATATTTGACCAGGCTGAGAATCGTCTGCATCTGCAAAAAGCAGTGCTTGAATTCCTGATGGCAGAGACATTTTAA
- a CDS encoding response regulator, giving the protein MKTILVVDDEENIRTLFRVELTDEGYTVLTAETAEEALVILSKQTPDLITVDIKLPDMNGVELLRKIKEINRQLPVIMCTAYDEYKQDFGVWASDGYIVKSSDLTELKNKIKELIH; this is encoded by the coding sequence ATGAAAACAATTTTAGTAGTAGATGATGAAGAAAATATCAGAACATTATTCAGAGTAGAACTCACCGACGAGGGATATACCGTGTTAACTGCGGAAACAGCTGAAGAAGCATTGGTAATCCTTTCAAAACAGACGCCTGACCTCATTACAGTAGATATAAAGCTTCCGGACATGAATGGTGTAGAGTTACTGCGAAAAATAAAAGAAATAAACAGGCAGTTGCCTGTCATTATGTGCACAGCTTACGATGAATATAAGCAGGATTTTGGAGTATGGGCATCGGATGGATACATTGTCAAATCATCAGACCTGACAGAATTAAAAAATAAAATAAAGGAATTAATCCAT
- a CDS encoding histidine phosphatase family protein gives MKTLFLIRHGESVLNLERRIQGQLDSNLTERGREQVRRLSSKIMDLKIDKLYSSPLKRTIETAEIVSTASGKEIVTDNNIMEINMGEWEGISFQTFMSQDPELFKMFVQCPANVKIPGGEKIINFRNRIIEWLDKILQMSDNTVALVTHAGVINTILCYVLGQDMNSLWRFKTENSSLCEIFFNGNSARVMKINDTTHLTDDLRGLKLGAGFSKGESNA, from the coding sequence TTGAAAACATTATTTCTCATAAGACATGGTGAATCAGTTTTAAATCTTGAGAGACGGATTCAGGGTCAGCTCGATTCAAACCTTACTGAACGCGGCAGGGAACAGGTAAGACGTTTGTCGTCTAAGATTATGGATTTAAAAATCGACAAACTATATTCAAGTCCTCTGAAACGGACTATAGAAACGGCTGAGATAGTCTCAACAGCTTCCGGAAAGGAAATAGTGACAGATAATAATATTATGGAAATAAATATGGGTGAATGGGAGGGAATATCGTTTCAGACTTTTATGTCTCAGGATCCTGAGCTTTTCAAGATGTTTGTCCAATGTCCTGCAAACGTTAAAATACCGGGAGGAGAAAAAATAATAAATTTCCGTAACAGAATAATAGAATGGCTTGATAAAATACTTCAAATGAGTGACAATACAGTCGCATTAGTAACGCATGCTGGAGTTATAAACACTATTCTCTGTTATGTACTTGGACAGGACATGAACAGTCTTTGGAGGTTTAAAACTGAGAATAGTTCTTTATGTGAAATATTTTTTAATGGAAACAGTGCACGAGTAATGAAAATTAACGATACAACACATTTAACCGACGACCTCAGAGGATTGAAACTGGGAGCAGGATTCTCAAAGGGAGAAAGCAATGCCTGA
- a CDS encoding DedA family protein: MTDKLIAFLLSNENVLGYSVLLASSVIEYVFPPFPGDTVTLFGAFLIATRGWNFTAVLASVTLGSITGSCIDYYLGRKIGGAFVKDNGKTIAAGSYGVLTVERYNYVKEKFDKYGALIIVMNRFMPGVRAFFFIVAGITGMSIWSVQAYNLISVILWNVLIIWAGMLIGNNWERLLSLSQAYSTILGILVVIFIVVFVVKYFRKKN; encoded by the coding sequence ATGACAGATAAATTAATTGCCTTTCTTCTTTCCAATGAGAATGTGCTTGGCTACAGCGTACTTTTAGCGAGCTCGGTAATAGAGTATGTTTTTCCTCCATTTCCAGGTGACACTGTAACACTTTTTGGGGCCTTTCTTATTGCAACAAGGGGATGGAACTTTACTGCAGTCCTTGCAAGCGTTACACTTGGAAGCATAACCGGTTCATGTATAGATTATTATCTTGGCAGGAAGATTGGCGGCGCTTTTGTTAAGGATAACGGCAAGACAATAGCAGCCGGTAGCTACGGGGTTTTGACAGTCGAGCGCTATAATTATGTGAAAGAAAAGTTCGACAAATACGGCGCTCTTATCATTGTGATGAACAGGTTCATGCCCGGTGTCAGGGCCTTTTTCTTCATTGTCGCAGGCATTACGGGAATGAGCATCTGGAGCGTCCAGGCATATAACCTAATAAGCGTAATCCTCTGGAATGTTCTTATAATATGGGCAGGGATGCTGATTGGTAATAATTGGGAAAGACTTTTAAGTCTATCTCAAGCCTATTCTACCATTCTTGGTATTTTGGTAGTCATTTTCATTGTTGTTTTTGTAGTGAAATACTTCCGTAAAAAAAATTGA
- a CDS encoding GAF domain-containing protein: protein MIDWIEFYKDILDITNAVPDFDTTLHRSIITLKKYFQLPINTVFLADDLGERLILKASDCAEIKEDNEVYLSCRISEDKPLALAGTFSIINNPEELENFFTYIPDELKRIKTLILKTQKIEEKRSVMILMGCNTALEKDDSFLKDLDTASTYIANKITTADIIRNAKHNLLKLQSLNEIGTVLNSETSLQNLLDLVVKTSVELIPSKGSVLRILNTQNNILEVKANYGADEVVKRFPSVKTGEFITGRVVESGTPLLINDIRNANIPTPLRDIPITSVLCVPLKAEDKVIGTLGLVDKYPVFKGKFSNFTENDMRLLSTLASQAAVAVEKTNTYHNMQKLAEDNQKKLRELTILHEISNAMRLTTNLTRRLYMVLTAVTIQDGLGFNRAFILMLNERTNVLQGMLGVGPDSAQDAGRIWNSMVARHFTLQEALTSADYLANLTQSQVNRIARSIRIDISKSNCILARTVKEKRPFNIAELVGDSTVNKEILEKMQTDNFASVPLLARDKVIGILLVDNIFNRKPITEDEIRFLSVFANQAGLAIETTRLYSYLEETNEELKKMQQRLIESEKLAALGEMAATVAHEIRNPLVSIGGFARRLKSIMSGAGDESAYLDIIIKEVQRLEKILKDILNFSRESSLEMTENNINDLLQDIIIMFSSEFKEKHIDIITEFDQDIPPFRFDILQMKQAIINVLSNSAQAINRNGAITIKTHFTPEEDIVVIEISDTGGGIPPQVLDNIFSPFFTTKNYGIGLGLAITKKIVENHRGNIDITNKVGEGIIFEINLPLNQNGKQVTLTQNQELNGGNRL, encoded by the coding sequence ATGATCGACTGGATAGAGTTTTATAAAGATATACTTGATATAACCAATGCAGTGCCTGATTTTGACACAACTCTGCATAGGTCAATCATTACTCTGAAAAAATACTTTCAACTCCCTATCAATACGGTTTTTCTTGCTGATGATTTAGGTGAACGTCTTATTCTGAAAGCCAGTGATTGTGCTGAAATAAAGGAAGACAATGAAGTTTATCTATCCTGCAGAATATCAGAAGATAAACCATTAGCTTTAGCTGGGACTTTTTCAATTATAAACAACCCGGAAGAACTTGAAAACTTTTTCACTTACATACCAGACGAACTAAAAAGAATCAAAACACTGATACTTAAGACTCAAAAAATAGAAGAGAAACGCAGTGTTATGATTCTCATGGGATGCAATACTGCCTTAGAAAAGGATGATTCCTTTCTAAAAGATCTGGATACTGCTTCAACCTATATTGCAAACAAAATAACTACAGCTGATATTATCCGTAACGCTAAACACAACCTCCTTAAACTTCAGAGTCTTAATGAAATAGGGACTGTTCTCAACTCAGAAACATCCCTGCAAAACCTGCTTGATTTAGTCGTGAAAACATCCGTTGAATTAATCCCGTCTAAGGGTTCCGTGCTTCGTATCCTTAATACACAGAATAATATTCTTGAAGTAAAAGCAAACTATGGTGCAGATGAAGTAGTTAAGCGCTTCCCATCTGTCAAAACAGGTGAATTCATAACCGGCAGAGTTGTGGAAAGCGGTACTCCTCTACTTATAAACGATATCAGGAATGCCAACATACCAACTCCGTTGCGCGACATACCAATAACTTCGGTATTATGTGTTCCTCTTAAAGCTGAAGACAAGGTTATAGGGACTCTTGGACTCGTTGACAAATACCCTGTCTTTAAAGGAAAGTTTTCAAATTTCACTGAAAATGATATGAGACTCCTTTCAACCCTTGCAAGCCAGGCTGCTGTTGCTGTAGAAAAAACGAATACCTATCACAATATGCAAAAGCTTGCTGAAGACAATCAGAAGAAACTGAGGGAACTTACAATACTCCATGAAATATCGAATGCAATGCGCCTTACAACAAACCTGACAAGACGGCTTTATATGGTCCTGACAGCAGTAACCATACAGGACGGACTTGGATTCAACAGGGCTTTCATTCTTATGTTAAATGAAAGAACAAATGTCCTTCAGGGAATGCTGGGCGTAGGACCTGACAGCGCGCAGGATGCAGGAAGGATTTGGAATTCAATGGTTGCCAGACACTTTACCCTGCAGGAAGCCCTGACATCTGCAGATTACCTGGCAAATCTCACCCAATCACAGGTAAACAGGATTGCAAGGTCTATCAGGATCGATATATCAAAGTCGAACTGTATTCTTGCACGCACAGTGAAAGAGAAGAGACCTTTTAATATTGCAGAATTAGTTGGAGACAGCACTGTGAATAAGGAAATTCTCGAAAAAATGCAGACAGATAACTTTGCCTCTGTCCCGCTGCTTGCCAGGGATAAAGTTATAGGAATCCTGCTTGTCGACAACATATTCAATAGAAAACCCATTACTGAAGATGAAATAAGATTTCTGAGTGTCTTCGCAAATCAGGCAGGACTCGCTATAGAAACTACAAGGTTATATTCTTACCTTGAAGAAACAAATGAAGAACTAAAAAAAATGCAGCAACGACTGATAGAATCTGAGAAACTCGCTGCATTGGGTGAAATGGCGGCAACCGTAGCTCATGAGATTCGGAACCCTCTCGTCTCGATTGGCGGTTTTGCAAGGAGACTTAAGTCAATAATGAGCGGTGCCGGTGATGAATCTGCGTACCTTGATATAATCATAAAAGAAGTTCAGAGGCTGGAAAAAATCCTGAAGGACATACTTAACTTTTCCAGGGAATCTTCCCTTGAAATGACGGAGAACAACATAAATGACCTTCTGCAGGACATAATAATAATGTTCAGTTCCGAGTTTAAGGAAAAGCATATTGATATTATAACTGAATTTGACCAGGATATACCGCCATTCAGGTTTGATATTCTGCAAATGAAACAAGCTATAATAAATGTATTATCCAACTCGGCTCAGGCAATAAACAGAAATGGGGCAATCACTATAAAAACCCATTTTACCCCTGAAGAAGATATTGTCGTAATTGAAATATCAGATACAGGAGGTGGTATTCCGCCACAGGTGCTTGACAACATCTTCAGTCCCTTTTTCACAACAAAAAACTACGGCATAGGATTAGGGTTGGCAATTACAAAGAAAATAGTAGAAAACCACAGAGGAAACATAGATATTACAAACAAGGTTGGAGAGGGGATAATATTTGAGATTAATCTTCCTTTAAATCAAAATGGCAAGCAGGTTACTCTCACCCAAAACCAGGAACTTAATGGAGGTAACAGGCTATGA
- the galT gene encoding galactose-1-phosphate uridylyltransferase: protein MPELRKDPIIGRWVIIATERSKRPTDFALAADTKKGGFCPFCSGNEDKTPPEIMAYREKGTKPNTAGWHTRVVNNKFPALLDEGKLIRTGDGIYDKIAGIGTHEVIIETPNHELSIATLPINKVRLLVSCYRERVLHLKKDKRFKYAMIFKNHGESAGASLEHPHTQLIALPIIPKLVREEQFGAQKYFDYKERCIFCDIARQEMERGIRMIEENDSFLTMVPFAPRFPFELCIVPKRHMAAFESITDTELSDLAEILKHALMRLDITLKNPSYNFVMHTSPFGDSESESFHWHIEIMPKLTKVAGFEWGTGFYINPVLPEVAATFLRECILETPRYEQADLIDIQ, encoded by the coding sequence ATGCCTGAATTAAGAAAAGATCCAATCATTGGAAGATGGGTAATAATAGCAACGGAACGAAGCAAAAGACCTACAGATTTTGCTTTGGCGGCGGATACAAAAAAAGGAGGATTTTGTCCTTTTTGTTCCGGTAACGAGGATAAAACACCGCCTGAAATAATGGCATACAGGGAAAAAGGAACAAAGCCTAATACTGCCGGCTGGCACACAAGGGTAGTAAACAATAAGTTTCCTGCTTTGTTAGATGAGGGAAAGCTGATAAGAACCGGAGACGGCATATATGACAAAATTGCCGGAATAGGAACGCACGAAGTTATAATTGAGACTCCAAATCATGAGCTTAGTATTGCGACCCTGCCTATCAACAAAGTAAGGCTCTTAGTTTCATGTTACAGGGAAAGAGTCCTGCATCTCAAAAAAGACAAAAGATTTAAATATGCAATGATCTTTAAAAACCATGGAGAATCTGCAGGTGCATCACTTGAACATCCGCACACACAGCTTATCGCTCTCCCCATTATTCCAAAGCTGGTACGCGAGGAACAATTTGGAGCACAGAAATATTTTGATTACAAGGAAAGGTGTATTTTCTGCGATATCGCGAGGCAGGAAATGGAAAGAGGTATCAGGATGATAGAGGAAAATGACTCATTCCTGACAATGGTCCCATTTGCACCAAGATTCCCTTTTGAATTATGCATTGTTCCTAAAAGGCATATGGCTGCGTTTGAGAGCATTACCGACACAGAGCTTTCAGATCTGGCCGAAATATTGAAACATGCACTTATGAGACTTGATATCACTCTTAAAAATCCTTCTTACAATTTTGTAATGCATACTTCGCCGTTCGGTGACAGCGAAAGCGAATCTTTTCACTGGCACATAGAAATTATGCCCAAGCTCACAAAAGTCGCCGGATTCGAATGGGGCACAGGATTCTACATCAACCCTGTGCTTCCTGAAGTAGCAGCAACTTTTCTAAGAGAATGCATTCTGGAAACACCAAGATATGAACAGGCTGATTTAATTGACATACAATGA